In one window of Nakamurella sp. PAMC28650 DNA:
- a CDS encoding Pr6Pr family membrane protein, which yields MSVDAGAMTIPINRLIVAVKVLAALLGFSAIVTEIATLVSVRHFVAANFFSFFTVESNALAVVSLLLSSFVAVAGGISARLEFFRGAVTLFMTTTILIFIVLLSRLPASELTAVPWDNTVLHYIMPLVIIIDWLMVNRRQPIEFRRALLWLAFPLLYLSYSLIRGPIVGWYPYPFMDASAHGYSRVILTSLIIAVVLTGLTAVISRAPAWMPGRHAVAR from the coding sequence GTGTCGGTCGATGCAGGCGCGATGACGATACCCATTAATCGGCTGATCGTCGCGGTGAAGGTGCTGGCCGCACTGCTGGGGTTCAGCGCAATCGTCACCGAGATCGCCACCCTGGTGTCCGTCCGCCATTTCGTGGCCGCCAATTTCTTCAGCTTCTTCACCGTCGAGTCGAATGCGCTGGCCGTCGTTAGCCTGCTGCTGAGCAGCTTCGTTGCCGTGGCCGGCGGTATCTCGGCCCGGCTCGAATTTTTCCGCGGCGCAGTCACCCTGTTTATGACGACCACCATTTTGATCTTCATCGTCCTGCTGTCCAGGTTGCCGGCATCCGAACTCACCGCGGTCCCGTGGGACAACACGGTGTTGCACTACATCATGCCGTTGGTGATCATCATCGACTGGCTTATGGTGAACCGGCGACAGCCGATCGAGTTTCGCAGGGCGCTGCTCTGGTTGGCCTTTCCTCTGCTCTACCTGTCGTACAGCCTGATCCGCGGCCCGATCGTCGGATGGTATCCGTATCCGTTCATGGACGCTTCGGCGCACGGCTACTCCAGAGTCATCCTCACGTCGCTGATCATCGCTGTGGTGCTGACGGGCCTCACGGCGGTGATTTCGCGTGCGCCGGCGTGGATGCCCGGCAGGCATGCCGTCGCGCGCTGA
- a CDS encoding integrase core domain-containing protein yields the protein MGRTGTCYDNAVAESFFATYKKELIHTKPWPTLKRLRRETFLWIETYYNTHRRHSSLGYLTPVEYELGFRHLNEGSPDVFVGGLASGKRRA from the coding sequence ATGGGCCGCACCGGCACCTGCTATGACAATGCGGTTGCCGAATCATTCTTCGCGACGTACAAGAAGGAGCTGATCCATACGAAGCCGTGGCCGACGTTGAAACGTCTACGACGGGAAACGTTTCTGTGGATCGAAACTTACTATAACACGCACCGACGCCATTCCTCATTGGGCTACTTGACACCCGTGGAATATGAGTTAGGCTTCAGGCATCTAAACGAGGGGTCTCCTGACGTTTTCGTGGGTGGTTTAGCGTCCGGGAAGCGGCGGGCATAA
- a CDS encoding ISL3 family transposase yields the protein MRGVTIWRKLLGVEQLQVCDVAWEEADDRQVLVVSVRATKGARSRCSRCRRRRPGYDQGGGTRRWRSLDWGSTMVFLQAAAPRVSCQRHGVVVAAVPWARPGARATRAFEDQCAWLAAHTASSVVAQLMRTSWRHVSAIIEHVVADGLAGRDVLAGLQRIGIDEISHRKGQRYLTCVVDQDSGRLVWAAPGRNSDTLGRFFDELGPERAAALTHVSADGAQWIHDTVTARAPQAVLGLDPFHIVGWATRELDKVRRQTWNTLRGRSSSAQASSVKGSRWALLKNPADLSPEQRGSVASIAQTNRHLYRAYLLKEQLRAVFQVKGQAGRELLAGWIAWARRSQLPGFIALAATLKRFQQLIWNTLIHHMSNAQSEATNTHLRALTRRSYGFHSPEALIAMAMLTRGGLCPPLPGR from the coding sequence GTGCGCGGTGTAACGATATGGCGAAAGCTGCTCGGTGTCGAGCAACTGCAGGTGTGCGATGTGGCGTGGGAGGAGGCCGACGACCGGCAGGTGCTGGTCGTTTCGGTGCGTGCGACGAAGGGCGCCCGGAGTAGGTGCAGTCGATGCCGGCGTAGACGGCCGGGCTATGACCAGGGCGGCGGAACCCGGCGGTGGCGGTCGCTGGACTGGGGGTCGACGATGGTATTCCTGCAGGCTGCGGCTCCGCGGGTGAGTTGCCAGAGGCACGGGGTGGTCGTCGCGGCGGTGCCGTGGGCCCGACCCGGCGCGCGGGCAACCCGAGCGTTTGAGGACCAGTGCGCGTGGTTGGCGGCGCACACCGCTTCGTCGGTGGTGGCGCAGTTGATGCGGACGTCGTGGCGGCACGTGAGCGCAATCATCGAGCACGTCGTCGCCGACGGTTTGGCCGGCCGGGACGTGCTCGCGGGGCTGCAGCGGATCGGCATCGATGAAATCTCCCACCGCAAAGGCCAGCGGTATCTGACGTGCGTGGTCGATCAAGACTCCGGCAGATTGGTGTGGGCCGCACCGGGCCGCAACAGCGACACCCTGGGTCGGTTCTTCGACGAGCTCGGCCCAGAACGGGCGGCGGCGTTGACGCACGTCTCGGCCGACGGGGCGCAGTGGATCCACGACACCGTGACGGCCCGCGCGCCGCAGGCGGTGCTGGGATTGGATCCGTTTCATATCGTGGGGTGGGCCACCCGGGAGTTGGACAAGGTCCGTCGTCAGACGTGGAACACGCTGCGGGGTAGGAGTAGCTCTGCGCAGGCGTCGTCGGTGAAGGGCAGCCGCTGGGCATTGCTGAAAAACCCGGCGGACCTGTCCCCGGAGCAACGCGGGTCGGTCGCCTCGATCGCCCAGACCAACCGGCATCTGTATCGGGCGTATCTGCTGAAGGAGCAACTGCGCGCGGTGTTCCAGGTCAAGGGCCAGGCCGGCCGTGAACTGTTGGCCGGCTGGATCGCCTGGGCCCGCCGCTCCCAACTCCCCGGCTTCATCGCCCTGGCCGCAACGTTGAAGCGGTTCCAGCAGCTGATTTGGAACACCCTGATCCACCACATGAGCAACGCCCAATCCGAGGCCACCAACACTCACCTACGGGCCTTGACCCGCAGGTCGTACGGCTTTCACAGCCCAGAAGCGTTGATAGCCATGGCAATGCTCACCCGCGGCGGGTTATGCCCGCCGCTTCCCGGACGCTAA
- a CDS encoding IS30 family transposase, whose translation MPLIELQPPSGRYLSFVEREDIALLTAQGNGVREVARRLGRSPSTISRELRRNAATRGGQLEYRASTAQWKAELMARRPKTAKLVTNDRLRGHVQDRLAGVIRAADGTVVPGPVVAKWKGRNKPHRQDRRWVTAWSPEQIAHRLPIDFPDDPTMRISHEAIYQALYIKDRGALERDLVPCLRTGRALRVPRARARKRATGHVTPEVTIDKRPAEADDRKTAGHWEGDLIIGTGRSAIGTVVERMTRFTILLHLPRMEGYGLEPPVKNGPALSGYGATATKDSIVAKMVAVQRELRQSLTWDRGKELAAHVSLKAETGMAVFFADPHSPWQRGTNENTNGLLRQYFPKGTDLSRWCAAEIDSVADALNDRPRKTLGWKTPAEAMAEQLLLLQEPSVATTG comes from the coding sequence ATGCCGCTGATTGAACTGCAGCCCCCGTCGGGCAGATATCTCTCGTTTGTTGAGCGAGAGGACATCGCTCTGCTGACAGCGCAGGGCAACGGAGTGCGTGAGGTCGCCCGCCGCCTGGGTCGGTCGCCATCGACGATCTCGCGGGAGCTGCGCCGCAATGCCGCAACTCGTGGCGGCCAGTTGGAGTATCGAGCGTCGACTGCCCAGTGGAAGGCCGAGCTGATGGCCCGCCGTCCCAAGACGGCCAAGTTGGTGACGAACGATCGGCTTCGTGGCCATGTCCAGGACCGCCTGGCCGGGGTCATCCGCGCCGCGGACGGCACTGTCGTACCGGGACCAGTCGTTGCAAAATGGAAGGGGCGTAACAAGCCTCACCGCCAGGACCGGCGGTGGGTGACAGCGTGGAGCCCGGAGCAGATCGCCCACCGCCTGCCGATCGACTTCCCCGACGACCCGACGATGCGCATCTCCCACGAGGCGATCTATCAGGCCCTGTACATCAAGGACCGCGGCGCCTTGGAGCGCGATTTGGTGCCGTGTCTGCGGACCGGACGGGCGTTGCGGGTCCCCCGGGCGAGAGCCCGAAAGCGAGCCACCGGCCACGTGACTCCGGAGGTGACGATCGATAAGCGGCCCGCCGAGGCCGACGATCGGAAGACCGCCGGCCACTGGGAGGGCGACCTCATCATCGGCACCGGCCGGTCAGCGATCGGCACCGTCGTGGAACGGATGACCAGGTTCACGATCCTGCTGCACCTGCCGCGAATGGAAGGCTACGGACTTGAGCCGCCGGTGAAGAACGGTCCCGCATTGAGCGGTTACGGCGCGACCGCAACCAAGGACAGTATTGTCGCGAAAATGGTTGCAGTGCAGCGGGAGTTGCGTCAGTCGTTGACCTGGGACCGTGGCAAGGAACTGGCCGCGCATGTCTCTCTAAAGGCCGAGACTGGTATGGCGGTGTTCTTCGCCGATCCGCACAGCCCTTGGCAGCGGGGTACGAACGAAAACACGAACGGCCTGCTACGTCAGTACTTCCCGAAAGGAACCGACCTATCCCGCTGGTGCGCCGCAGAAATTGACTCCGTCGCTGATGCATTGAACGACCGACCCCGCAAAACGCTCGGCTGGAAGACACCGGCGGAAGCGATGGCCGAGCAGCTACTATTACTGCAGGAGCCGAGTGTTGCTACCACCGGTTGA
- a CDS encoding IS3 family transposase, whose translation MIFAAIADWVDSGEYGVAFMCAELGVSTAGYYAWRGRGPSAHEAADAALTAEIKVAFRALHGNPGVRRMWAHLTSVGHRISPKRVYRLMKAADLQGRHPRAWKVTTVAGDNPAPAPDLIGRKFTAGQANTKWCGDITYIKTWDGWAYLATVIDLHSRALVGWALDTHMRTSLVTDALSMALRRRQPAGGVIFHSDRGTQGGFNWSSQHSREWRSCNGSSFGSDDVDDRAAGDAVARAAAGPPGCRTGILAQHRERDDQRRRRDGVRRVGARRDALVPRQWRHAAD comes from the coding sequence GTGATCTTCGCTGCCATCGCGGACTGGGTTGATTCGGGCGAGTACGGCGTTGCGTTCATGTGTGCGGAGCTGGGTGTGTCCACGGCCGGCTATTACGCGTGGCGCGGCCGGGGACCGTCGGCCCACGAGGCGGCGGATGCGGCGTTGACCGCCGAGATCAAAGTGGCTTTCCGGGCGTTGCACGGCAACCCGGGGGTGCGGCGCATGTGGGCGCATCTGACGTCGGTGGGTCACCGCATCTCGCCGAAGCGGGTGTACCGGCTGATGAAGGCCGCCGACCTGCAGGGACGGCACCCCAGGGCGTGGAAGGTCACCACTGTTGCAGGTGACAACCCGGCGCCGGCGCCGGATCTGATCGGCCGGAAGTTCACGGCCGGCCAGGCCAACACCAAGTGGTGCGGTGACATCACCTACATCAAGACGTGGGATGGGTGGGCGTACCTGGCCACGGTGATCGATCTGCATTCCCGGGCGTTGGTCGGCTGGGCGTTGGACACCCATATGCGGACCAGTCTGGTCACCGACGCACTGTCGATGGCGCTGCGCAGGCGTCAGCCCGCCGGCGGCGTCATCTTCCATTCCGACCGCGGGACGCAAGGCGGATTCAACTGGTCGTCGCAACACTCCCGAGAGTGGAGGTCTTGCAATGGGTCCAGCTTCGGATCGGATGATGTCGATGACCGGGCGGCCGGCGATGCGGTCGCCCGGGCGGCCGCCGGCCCGCCGGGATGTCGAACGGGTATTTTGGCGCAACATCGCGAAAGGGATGACCAGCGAAGACGCCGCGACGGCGTGCGGCGTGTCGGGGCCCGTCGGGACGCGTTGGTTCCGCGACAGTGGCGGCATGCCGCTGATTGA
- a CDS encoding transposase, with translation MGSTRRSFTDEYKRDAVSLIIDGGHTIGEVARKLDICDTSIRKWVSKIQPQGEPAAEKPLTESERTELARLRKENAKLELQLEFAKKVSTWFAKGQQ, from the coding sequence ATGGGTTCGACCCGGAGGAGCTTCACCGATGAGTACAAGCGGGATGCGGTCTCGTTGATCATCGACGGCGGCCATACCATCGGCGAGGTCGCCAGGAAGTTGGACATCTGCGACACGTCGATACGGAAATGGGTGAGCAAGATTCAACCCCAGGGGGAACCGGCTGCGGAGAAACCGTTGACCGAGTCGGAGCGGACCGAGCTTGCTCGGCTCCGCAAGGAGAACGCGAAACTGGAATTGCAGCTTGAGTTCGCAAAAAAAGTTTCGACCTGGTTCGCGAAAGGCCAGCAGTGA
- a CDS encoding TIM-barrel domain-containing protein has product MIRHRPYGSEHPYAATPDQRTPTIPEIGQQVTLGVLAAANVTAVTCLWTEQHPDGTTTTTELPLSPHLPEATALAEHTGGDGHLATAQAQSDQQGGHPWQVNSPPIGDHVRYSYRFRSVNEHGATRQSRSHTIEPVQWSPQALGSTLSIDTDRLIDDSISWRRSVNGVDRVRFALRLEPGERVVGFGERFDRLDQRGHALDAVVFEQYKSQGAHGRTYLPMPFAHIISDHGPGWGFHVRTSRRSWYDVGASDPDRLIIEVELAGTQAAQLNVAIYRGSPAEVLNTFLTEVGRPEELPAWVFRLWASGNEWNTQDLVMARMDSHRQHDIPVGAVVIEAWSDEEGITIFRDATYAVNGDGKAHIGSDFTYHGAWPDPAAMIAELHTRGIKVILWQIPLQKMRPHPKGQARADADAMINNHHAVLEADGRPYRNRGWWFPQALMPDLSVQPTRDWWTEKRRYLLTDLDVDGFKTDGGEHAWGHDLQYADGRRGDEGNNLFPVHYARAFGDLLRSAGKAPVTFSRAGFTGTQAHGIVWAGDENSTWEAFRSSITAGLTASACGILYWGWDLAGFSGPLPDPELYLRAAAAATFMPIMQYHSEFNHHRPPLRDRTPWHIQDTSGDNRVLPVFRQFSLLREALVPYLAGQARRTIATARPLMRALFFDHPDDPAIWEHAHQYLLGDDLIVNPVTAPGQAEWTTYLPAGQWVDIWTGETIPGLAPHTRKVPITEIPVYCRADAWSRMVRRIST; this is encoded by the coding sequence GTGATCCGGCACCGGCCCTACGGCTCCGAACACCCCTACGCCGCGACCCCCGACCAGCGAACCCCGACCATCCCCGAAATCGGGCAGCAGGTCACCCTCGGGGTCCTGGCCGCCGCCAACGTCACCGCCGTGACCTGCCTGTGGACCGAACAGCACCCCGACGGCACCACGACAACCACCGAACTTCCTCTTTCCCCGCACCTGCCCGAGGCCACCGCACTGGCCGAACACACCGGCGGAGACGGACATCTGGCCACCGCCCAAGCCCAATCCGACCAACAGGGCGGCCACCCCTGGCAGGTGAACAGCCCACCCATCGGCGACCACGTCCGGTACAGCTACCGGTTCCGCTCGGTCAACGAACACGGCGCCACTCGACAGTCGCGAAGCCACACGATCGAACCGGTCCAGTGGTCACCGCAGGCCCTGGGCAGCACCCTGTCGATCGACACCGACCGGCTGATCGACGACAGCATCTCCTGGCGCCGCTCGGTGAACGGTGTCGACCGGGTCCGCTTCGCGCTGCGACTCGAACCAGGGGAGAGGGTCGTCGGGTTCGGTGAACGGTTCGACCGGCTCGATCAACGTGGCCATGCCCTGGATGCGGTGGTGTTCGAGCAGTACAAGTCGCAGGGAGCCCACGGCCGGACCTACCTGCCGATGCCGTTCGCGCACATCATCTCCGACCACGGCCCGGGCTGGGGGTTCCACGTCCGCACCAGCCGGCGCAGCTGGTACGACGTCGGGGCCTCCGATCCAGATCGGTTGATCATCGAGGTGGAACTGGCCGGCACCCAGGCGGCACAGCTGAATGTCGCGATCTACCGCGGATCCCCCGCCGAAGTGCTGAACACCTTCCTGACCGAGGTGGGACGGCCGGAAGAGTTACCGGCCTGGGTGTTCCGGCTCTGGGCCTCCGGAAACGAATGGAACACCCAGGACCTGGTGATGGCCCGGATGGACAGCCACCGGCAACACGACATCCCCGTCGGCGCGGTGGTCATCGAGGCCTGGAGCGATGAAGAAGGCATCACCATCTTCCGCGACGCCACCTACGCCGTGAACGGTGACGGCAAAGCCCACATCGGATCCGATTTCACCTACCACGGAGCGTGGCCCGACCCGGCCGCGATGATCGCCGAACTCCACACCCGCGGCATCAAAGTCATCCTCTGGCAGATCCCGCTGCAGAAGATGAGGCCCCACCCGAAAGGCCAGGCCCGCGCCGACGCCGACGCGATGATCAACAATCACCACGCCGTCCTGGAAGCCGACGGACGTCCCTACCGCAACCGCGGCTGGTGGTTCCCCCAAGCGCTCATGCCCGACCTTTCCGTGCAGCCGACCCGCGACTGGTGGACCGAAAAACGCCGCTACCTGCTGACCGATTTGGACGTCGACGGATTCAAGACCGACGGCGGTGAACACGCCTGGGGCCACGACCTGCAGTACGCCGACGGCCGCCGCGGCGACGAAGGCAACAACCTGTTCCCCGTCCACTACGCCCGCGCCTTCGGCGACCTCCTACGGTCAGCGGGCAAAGCGCCGGTCACCTTCTCCCGCGCCGGATTCACCGGCACCCAAGCCCACGGGATTGTCTGGGCCGGCGACGAGAACTCCACCTGGGAGGCCTTCAGATCTTCCATCACCGCAGGGCTGACCGCCTCGGCCTGCGGAATCCTGTACTGGGGCTGGGATCTGGCCGGATTCTCCGGACCGCTACCGGACCCCGAACTGTACCTCCGGGCCGCTGCCGCCGCCACTTTCATGCCGATCATGCAGTACCACTCCGAGTTCAACCACCACCGCCCGCCGCTGCGGGACCGCACACCCTGGCACATCCAGGACACTTCCGGCGACAACCGGGTCCTACCGGTGTTCCGCCAGTTCAGCCTGCTGCGGGAAGCGCTGGTGCCTTACCTGGCCGGACAGGCGCGGCGCACCATCGCCACCGCTCGACCGTTGATGCGGGCGCTGTTTTTCGACCACCCCGACGATCCCGCCATCTGGGAGCACGCACACCAGTACCTCCTGGGTGATGACCTGATCGTCAACCCCGTTACCGCACCCGGCCAAGCAGAGTGGACCACCTACCTCCCCGCCGGGCAGTGGGTGGACATCTGGACCGGTGAAACCATCCCCGGACTCGCCCCGCACACCAGAAAGGTGCCCATCACCGAAATCCCCGTGTACTGCCGCGCTGATGCCTGGAGCAGGATGGTGCGGCGGATCTCCACGTAG
- a CDS encoding glycoside hydrolase family 15 protein — protein MTPTDQAPQAPERAQLQHLAQRSLEVIGQFQDPSGAYPASPTFSAYRGYAWLRDGSFTVEAMSRWGQVDSADRFHTWVSGVLTARAAVVQKLVAGQAAGRPPAPADMLPTRFTLAGGDGADQWWDFQTDGYGMWLWALTTHLQRHHLPVQAYLPAIAVAVDYLTAFGGDACYDWWEEHAEHRHTSTLAAVRAGLIAAAALPGLDQQRRSAAELAAALLLEVILTDATVTTAGRQHLSKWIGTDAVDASLAACVVPFGAVAVDDPLAVGTLDQIAEQLDVGGGVHRFAADVFYGGGQWLLLSCLLGWNRVAAGDVADGWKYLRWAAAQAEANGDLPEQVPGHLLHPEHRQEWITRWGTVATPLLWSHAMYLILAHELGLPMEDETP, from the coding sequence ATGACCCCGACCGATCAGGCCCCCCAGGCGCCCGAACGAGCACAGCTCCAACACCTGGCGCAGCGGAGCCTGGAGGTGATCGGCCAGTTCCAAGATCCCTCGGGCGCCTACCCCGCGTCGCCGACCTTTTCGGCCTACCGCGGATACGCCTGGCTGCGGGACGGGTCTTTCACCGTCGAGGCGATGTCCCGGTGGGGGCAGGTGGACTCAGCGGATCGGTTCCACACCTGGGTCAGCGGCGTCCTGACCGCCCGGGCCGCCGTGGTGCAGAAATTGGTGGCCGGGCAGGCCGCCGGCCGCCCACCCGCGCCCGCGGACATGCTGCCGACCCGGTTCACCCTAGCCGGAGGTGATGGCGCCGACCAGTGGTGGGACTTCCAGACCGACGGCTACGGCATGTGGCTGTGGGCGCTGACCACCCACCTGCAGCGCCACCACCTGCCCGTCCAGGCCTACCTACCGGCTATCGCCGTCGCGGTGGACTACCTCACAGCATTCGGCGGCGATGCCTGCTACGACTGGTGGGAAGAACACGCCGAACACCGCCACACCTCCACCCTGGCCGCCGTCCGCGCGGGCCTGATCGCCGCCGCGGCCCTGCCCGGCCTGGACCAGCAGCGCCGATCCGCCGCCGAGCTGGCCGCCGCGCTCCTGCTGGAGGTCATCCTGACCGACGCCACCGTCACGACCGCTGGGCGCCAACATCTGTCCAAATGGATCGGCACTGACGCCGTGGACGCCTCGCTCGCAGCGTGCGTGGTGCCATTCGGCGCCGTCGCCGTCGATGACCCGCTGGCCGTCGGCACGCTGGATCAGATCGCCGAACAGCTGGACGTCGGCGGCGGGGTGCACCGCTTCGCCGCCGACGTCTTCTACGGCGGCGGACAGTGGCTGCTGCTGAGCTGCCTGCTGGGCTGGAACCGCGTCGCCGCGGGTGATGTCGCCGACGGCTGGAAGTACCTCAGATGGGCGGCAGCCCAGGCAGAGGCCAACGGTGACCTACCCGAACAGGTCCCCGGGCATCTGCTGCACCCCGAGCACCGCCAGGAGTGGATCACCCGGTGGGGGACGGTGGCGACCCCGTTGCTGTGGTCCCACGCCATGTACCTGATCCTGGCCCACGAACTGGGCCTGCCCATGGAGGACGAGACACCGTGA
- a CDS encoding IS5 family transposase (programmed frameshift), whose protein sequence is MARIGVISDEFWAVVEPLMPAYGGRRGRPWNDHREMLEAICWRYRTGSPWRDLPTELGRWQTVWARHFRWSTDGTYDRILVAAKRAGFVQDVEGDAVIELLSVDSTVVRAHQHAAGAARASPRRSFRRSSRTQGAPSNDKNLPVEPADHALGRSRGGLSTKIHSLTDQRACPVTVILTPGQAGDNPQLVPLLDLHRRQQRGVRARRFRVLADRAYSHPSTRKELRRRRIGYTIPQRSDQQAHRQAKGSRGGRPPGFEAEEYKRRNAVERGYARLKQWRGIATRYDKHALTFLGGVHLAASVLHLR, encoded by the exons ATGGCGCGTATAGGAGTGATCTCGGACGAGTTCTGGGCGGTGGTCGAGCCGTTGATGCCGGCCTACGGTGGTCGGCGTGGCCGTCCGTGGAACGATCACCGCGAGATGCTCGAGGCGATCTGCTGGCGCTACCGGACGGGCTCGCCGTGGCGGGATCTGCCGACCGAGCTGGGTCGTTGGCAGACGGTGTGGGCACGGCATTTCCGCTGGTCAACCGACGGTACCTATGACCGGATCTTGGTGGCCGCGAAACGGGCTGGGTTTGTCCAGGACGTTGAGGGTGACGCCGTCATCGAGTTGCTGTCGGTGGATTCCACGGTGGTGCGCGCGCACCAGCACGCGGCCGGGGCT GCAAGAGCGTCACCTCGGAGGTCGTTTCGACGGTCGAGCAGGACACAGGGGGCACCATCGAATGACAAGAATTTGCCGGTCGAACCCGCTGACCACGCGTTGGGCCGATCCCGGGGCGGTCTGTCGACGAAGATCCATTCCTTGACCGATCAGCGGGCCTGCCCTGTGACGGTGATCCTGACGCCCGGCCAGGCCGGCGACAATCCCCAGTTGGTGCCGTTGTTGGATCTGCACCGCCGGCAGCAGCGGGGCGTTCGGGCCCGCCGGTTCCGGGTACTGGCCGATCGCGCGTATTCGCATCCCTCCACTCGGAAGGAGTTGCGGCGCAGACGTATCGGCTACACCATTCCGCAGCGCAGTGACCAGCAGGCCCATCGTCAGGCGAAGGGTTCACGCGGTGGCCGCCCACCAGGATTTGAAGCCGAGGAGTACAAACGCCGCAACGCCGTCGAACGCGGATACGCCCGTCTGAAACAGTGGCGCGGCATCGCCACCCGCTATGACAAACACGCCCTGACATTCCTTGGCGGTGTCCATCTGGCCGCCAGCGTGCTGCACCTCCGCTGA
- a CDS encoding carbohydrate-binding module family 20 domain-containing protein, which produces MVAQVYGDSTASNFTLTEDDGTSVNYQTGAQRTTPISQQLSGSVETVNIAASSGTYAGAPSARSNVVQLVTDSTQASAVTLNGSALTQLANKAAFDAATSGWYSAGGNLVIAKSASTAVGTAKSFQFTLGQTPVSETFTCNNGTTTSGQSVYAVGSIPQLGAWAPASAVLLSPTSYPTWTGTISGLPANTAITWKCIKRQEANYPATADAWQPGSNNAFSTPATGSGRTSAGSF; this is translated from the coding sequence CTGGTCGCCCAGGTCTACGGCGATTCGACCGCCTCCAACTTCACCCTGACCGAGGACGACGGCACCTCGGTGAACTACCAGACCGGGGCGCAGCGGACCACCCCGATCAGCCAGCAGCTGTCCGGCTCGGTCGAGACGGTCAACATCGCCGCGTCCTCCGGCACCTACGCCGGTGCCCCCTCGGCCCGCAGCAACGTGGTGCAACTGGTCACCGATTCCACCCAGGCCTCCGCCGTCACCCTGAACGGCTCGGCGCTGACGCAACTGGCGAACAAGGCCGCATTCGACGCGGCGACCAGCGGCTGGTATAGCGCCGGCGGAAATCTGGTGATCGCCAAATCGGCGTCCACCGCGGTCGGCACCGCGAAATCGTTCCAGTTCACCCTCGGGCAGACACCGGTCTCCGAGACATTCACCTGCAACAACGGCACCACCACCAGCGGGCAGTCGGTCTACGCCGTGGGCAGCATCCCGCAACTGGGCGCCTGGGCCCCGGCCAGCGCCGTCCTGCTCTCCCCGACCAGCTACCCCACCTGGACCGGGACGATCAGCGGTCTGCCGGCTAACACCGCTATCACCTGGAAATGCATCAAACGGCAGGAAGCTAACTACCCTGCCACCGCCGACGCATGGCAACCCGGCAGCAATAACGCCTTCAGCACCCCGGCCACAGGTTCTGGAAGAACCTCCGCCGGCAGTTTCTAA
- a CDS encoding ester cyclase: MTTQENIAAQQAFGEAINSGNLVALDDLVAPECVDHDPAPSQGPGPEGFRAFFTQMRTAFPDLHIEVEHLTAAGDDVAFAYTITGTHQGSLQGHGATGKSVKIRGMQISRFAGGKMVERWGSSDELGMMTQLGLA; encoded by the coding sequence ATGACCACTCAAGAGAACATCGCCGCTCAGCAGGCTTTCGGTGAGGCGATCAACAGCGGGAACCTCGTCGCCCTGGACGATCTGGTCGCACCCGAGTGCGTGGACCACGATCCGGCGCCCTCGCAGGGACCAGGCCCCGAGGGGTTTCGGGCGTTCTTCACTCAGATGAGGACCGCCTTTCCCGACCTGCACATCGAGGTCGAGCACCTCACCGCCGCCGGTGATGACGTGGCGTTCGCGTACACCATCACCGGAACCCACCAGGGTTCGTTGCAGGGCCATGGAGCGACCGGAAAGTCCGTTAAGATCCGCGGAATGCAGATCAGCCGGTTCGCCGGCGGCAAGATGGTCGAGCGGTGGGGCAGTAGCGACGAGCTGGGAATGATGACCCAACTCGGGCTGGCCTGA
- a CDS encoding TetR/AcrR family transcriptional regulator has product MKRTTTDQRLLRGDRTRRQILTRAVDIASAEGLASVSLGRLAYDLGLSKSGVNGHFAGRQALQLAVVSFAARLYADRVGAPAMAAPEGLPRVWAFCHRWLEFMRSGELSGRSFFLTAVVDYDARPGAVRDTLLRYRRRWETVFTQNWEQAQNLGHVRAGIDPRQLFLEVAGLITVATLDAQLCGNLEPFDLAQQGIRQRLLPLLTDQSTISQQPTTRATH; this is encoded by the coding sequence ATGAAGCGGACAACGACCGATCAGCGTCTCCTGCGGGGCGACCGCACCCGCCGGCAGATCCTGACCCGCGCCGTCGACATCGCCTCCGCCGAAGGCCTGGCCAGCGTCTCCCTCGGGCGGCTCGCCTACGATCTGGGTCTGAGCAAGAGCGGCGTCAACGGGCACTTCGCCGGCCGTCAGGCGCTGCAACTGGCCGTGGTGTCCTTCGCGGCCCGGCTTTACGCCGACCGGGTCGGGGCACCAGCGATGGCCGCACCGGAAGGCCTACCCCGCGTGTGGGCTTTTTGTCACCGTTGGCTGGAGTTCATGCGATCCGGGGAATTGTCCGGCCGATCGTTCTTCCTCACCGCAGTCGTCGACTACGACGCGCGTCCCGGCGCAGTCCGTGACACCCTTCTTCGCTACCGGCGCCGCTGGGAAACCGTCTTCACCCAGAACTGGGAGCAAGCCCAGAATTTGGGTCACGTTCGGGCCGGCATCGACCCCCGGCAGCTGTTCCTGGAAGTGGCCGGGTTGATCACCGTCGCCACCCTGGACGCGCAACTGTGCGGCAACTTGGAACCCTTCGATTTGGCACAGCAAGGCATCCGGCAGCGGCTGCTACCGCTACTGACCGATCAGAGCACCATCAGCCAACAGCCGACCACACGAGCAACGCACTGA